A window of the Lactuca sativa cultivar Salinas chromosome 7, Lsat_Salinas_v11, whole genome shotgun sequence genome harbors these coding sequences:
- the LOC111905975 gene encoding uncharacterized protein LOC111905975, whose product MNKKKKRLQRKKSQEHHQENKVGKAYVTIFEIHKTYNTKVQAHIKEKKVTIEHETEKLSEEKKDQEKLKAKEKEVSEEDSKEKRSKEKHDKDSGYEDSNSETKESKKGRKKIVKNQFNTIKDSFSPGTLLSVIRGFNKLQKDYVRKLSLLIENIVNSFPTNVRFNHLKNIMDEFYSDEEEGHEEEKQNDDDHNEDEEDEDEDEDDHDHDNEHENVEESQVINCIFYLYKGLDGNVHEGVGGEKHKVRAGDVRGDNGQVAGNNENICMEWMIMEWKNAREGKTGEHLQIVGGGKYEKINKEDVDSVDKTIENTITSIFGKTVEFLESQLLNDDEVNSIYEKTMELLNDHGVNSIYEKTMDDYKEKKERSQMSSYDLNISQMTPPHRRYMEDERITKEIPKPPKDAKKKKVDKEMKEKIEIEAMQKDENKYKIFNQHLID is encoded by the exons ATGAACAAG AAAAAAAAGCGTCTACAAAGAAAGAAATCACAAGAACATCACCAAGAAAATAAAGTTGGAAAAG CATATGTTACCATATTTGAGATACACAAAACATACAATACTAAGGTTCAGGCACAT ATAAAGGAAAAAAAGGTTACAATTGAACATGAAACTGAGAAATTATCCGAAGAAAAGAAAGATCAAG AAAAATTAAAAGCAAAAGAAAAAGAAGTGAGTGAAGAAGACTCAAAAGAAAAGAGGTCAAAAGAAAAACACGACAAAG ATTCTGGATATGAAGATTCAAATTCTGAAACAAAGGAGAGTAAGAAAGGAAGGAAGAAGATTGTGAAGAACCAATTCAATACAATCAAAGATAG TTTCTCACCTGGAACTTTGCTATCAGTTATCCGAGGTTTCAACAAACTTCAAAAAGATTATGTCAG GAAGCTCAGTTTGTTGATTGAAAATATAGTAAATAGTTTCCCAACAAATGTAAGATTCAATCATTTGAAAAATATAATGGACGAATTTTATAGTGATGAGGAAGAAGGTCATGAAGAAGAAAAGCAAAATGATGATGATCataatgaagatgaagaagatgaagatgaagatgaagatgatcatGATCATGATAATGAGCATGAAAACGTTGAAG AATCACAAGTGATTAACtgcatattttatttatataaaggTTTGGATGGAAATGTACATGAAGGAGTTG gTGGCGAGAAACATAAAGTTCGTGCGGGAGATGTAAGAGGTGATAATGGTCAAGTTGCTGGGAATAATGAAAACATTT gtATGGAGTGGATGATTATGGAATGGAAGAATGCTAGAGAAGGAAAAACTGGTGAACATCTACAAATTGTTGGGGGAGGTAAATATga aaaaataaacAAAGAAGATGTCGACAGTGTTGACAAAACTATAGAGAACACTATCACAAGTATTTTTGGGAAGACAgtcgaatttttagaatcacagtTACTTAATGATGATGAGGTCAACTCTATTTATGAAAAAACAATGGAGTTACTTAATGATCATGGAGTCAACTCTATTTACGAAAAAACAATGGATGATtataaagaaaagaaagagagGAGCCAAATGTCATCATATGATCTAAACATAAGCCAGATGACACCACCACAT AGAAGGTACATGGAGGATGAGCGAATTACAAAAGAAATTCCAAAACCACCAAAAGATGCCAAGAAGAAAAAGGTAGataaagaaatgaaagaaaaaataGAAATAGAGGcaatgcaaaaagatgagaacaaATACAAAATCTTCAATCAACACCTCATAGACTAG